CACCACTGGGCTGGGGAAAGGAGGGAACAACCGAGCCACCCAGTTATAGGAGGGAGCTGATGGAAAGAGATCATCCCCCGTGGCCAGGAGGGTTCAGATCATCTTCATGTTGAATTTGCGGGCGCCCCCTTGGCCAGCCGCAGCAGCCGGCCCATCCACCTTGCGGAAGGAGTACTCCACGGAGAAATTGCTCTTATGTTGCCCCCGGCCTcggctccatacaaagagaaggagaaaacagaAGAGGACCACGCCCAGAAAGGTGATACACCCCATGGCTGTGGACACCAAGATGGTGGTCAGATCCAAGGGGAAGCGGGGCGACTGCGTGTCATTGTGAGCAGCCAGGTCCCCCGCTTCGCCCAGCCCCAGGGTCCGGTTGGCCCCGGGGCGCACCGTCAGCGTGGCGAAGTACGTGTCGTTGCCGCCAGCGTTGCTGGCCACACAGACGTAGGTGCCACTGTCCTGGGGCTGGACCTCTCGGATCTCCAGTGTACCGCCCACCAGCATCCGGGCCCGCCCGTCACTGGCCCCCGTCACCACTCGGTGCTGTGGCGTCACCCACGTGACGCTGGGCTCGGGCTCGCCTTCGGCTCGGCAGAAGAAGCTCACCGCCTGGCCCTCGGTGGCCGTGACGTGCTGGAGCCGCCGCTCGCGGATCTTAGGCTTTCGGCAGACAAAGTACTCAAAGAGCGTGGAGTCCGGCAAGTCGCGCAGCGCGTCCCCACGCACCTCGGCCGGCGTGGCGCACGAAGGCAGCCGCCCGTCGAAGTTGAGGGTCTTCCTGCGCTGCACGATCCAGAGCAGACGACAGTCGCAGGCCAGGGGGTTGCCGTCCACCCGCAGCGTTTCCAGGGTGTTGACCGAGTGGAAGGTGCTCTCCTCCAGCGTGGCCAGGAGGTTGTTGGACAGGTTGAGCAGCCGGATCTGCCGCAGGCCCAGGAAGGCCTGAGGCTCCACCACGGCCAGCAGGGCGCCGGCCAGGTGAAGCTCGCGCAGCCGCACCAGGTCCCGGAAGGAGCCCCGGGGCACTGTGCTGATGGGGTTGTAGGACAGGTTGAGGGAGGTGAGGTAGGCCAAGTGACGCAGGGCAGCGGCCGGCACCGCACTAATGTTGGTGTAGGTCACCGACAGCGAGCTCAAGTTGAGGCCTTGGAGGCTGCTGGCTGTGACCTGAAACAAGGGACAGACAAAAGAGCCGAAAATGCAGAATTAGAGTGGGAAGGGGCTCTGGACATCACCTAGGCCTCTCCCTCGcgttacagatgggaaaactgggCGCCCAACTTCAGGGGAAAAGAAAACCCATCCAGGTCTTTTCTTCTGCCACTCTCCGTCCTCCCCTGCCTGGAAGGAAGCATGGAAACGATCTGATCTCAAGACTCCCCATCTGCAGCCTGCCTACCACATGTGGCCCTCCTGAGATTTTGAGCAAAAGTCTCTCCGCTAATTAGCTAGCACACACCAATCAGTGGGGGCTAAACATCTGCCTGCCACAGCAGTTGTGTAACTACCTTCCACCAGATGTCATGCCAGCAGCCCCGGCTTAATTAGTAATTTAAATGGagctgaaaataattaaatagataACGAAAACCCCACATATGgatttctaataataatattggagctggaagggaccttagaaaaaaTGGAATCCAGCCCGGATGGAtaccttttacagataaggaaaccaaggcataaAGCAGTGGAGGGACTTCACTACTGCCAGCAACACATGTAATAGGTAGACGAGTTTGtccaagattacaaaggaagttAATTAAGGGAAGAGTCTGTACTTAAACCCTGCTCTCCTTGACTGTCTACTAACTATACATCACAGTCCCTGCTTGGATGCTGCTGACCTAGTCTAATCCTacgttttatagataagggaggTGAGACCCCTGCATGCATTTTCACAGGCCTGGACTGCTCTGGGTCCTTATCTCTACGCCTTGGTCCCCCTGTCTTCCTTCACATCCAAGCTAAACTTGctcctttcccaatccccctcaattctagtgcctttcttctgttgTCATCCCATTAGACCGTGAGCTccccaagggcagggactgttttctggcctttatttattatatatccaaTGCTTAGGTACATCTTCTTGTGGTTCAATCATGTCTGgtttttcatgatcccattagGGTTTGTTTGTTGTggtgttttttttggcaaagatactggagcagtttgctattttcttctccatcattttacagatggggaaactaaaacaaacagaaataagtgacctgcccagggttacacagctagtgaatgtctgaggccagctttgaactcaagtcttcctttaCTCCAAGTTACCTGAGTCACCTAAGTTGCCACCTGAGGTACATGATAAgtgttgaataaatgtttgttgagttgacttgcccaaggtcacattgctagtaaatgGCAGTGTCAGGACTTGCATACAGGTCAcaagagcatagatttagagctgaaaggaacatcaggagtcatctagtccagcacCCTCATTGTACCAAGGAAAATGAGGTACaggaagtgaaatgacttattCCAAGTCACATAAATTTTGAAACCAGAGTTTGGTTCCAAATCGAAGGTTCTTTCTATGTTCCTATACTGCTCCTACTTCAGAATTGAAATGAAAATTacttgaatcatttctttctttttttttaaacccttactttcccatCCTAGTAACAATGGtgaggcagaagggcaaggactaggcaaatggggtgaaatgacttgcccagggtcacacagcaaggaaatgtctgaggccagatctgaccaaagtcctcccaattccaggcctggtgctctatccaccatgctacctagctgctccctttttcacttaaaaaaaaaaatcaaaagggcagctgggtagctcagtggattgagagccaggcctaaagatgaggatcctgggttcagatctgacctcagatacttcctaactgtgtgaccctgagcgagtcacttgacccccattgcctagcccttaccactcttctgccttggagccaatacacagaattgactccaagaaggaaggtgagggtttaaaaaaaaaaaacaaaactaacccaaaggggcagctaagtggatcagGGCATCAAACACCTAGAAATAGTAGGTCCTGgtctcaaatctgacctcagacacttcctagctgtgtgaacctgggcaaggcACTGTCTAGCCCCCCAGAACCAGTGATTttcagacagaaaataagggttttaaaaaatcataataaataaaCCCAAAGGGTCAGCTGAGTGGATCAGGGGACTGAAAGCCTAGAATCAgcagatcttaggttcaaatctggcctcagatatttcttagctatgtgactgtggtcAAGGCATATAagccccactgtctagcccttagaaccaatgattctcagacagaaaataaaggtttgaaaaaaaataaaaaaacccaagTCATTTTTCCAAAAagttaaaggattttttaaaaaatacaggagGGTTTTTTTGGTCCCTTTAACATCACCTGTCTCATCCCCCTGGAAAAGCCAAACCCACCTCCTCAAGCAGGGGCCAGTTGTCAATCTCCAGATGGAGCAGACCTGGCAGACGGCGGAAGTTGTGCTCCTCCAGGGCAGGGATGCCCAGGTAGCGCAGCCGCAAAGCTCCTAGACTCTGGAGGTGTGCCAGTGACTCCCCAGACAGTGTGGTGAGGTTACAGCGCTCCAGTGTGAGCTCCTCCAGGGCCAGCAGCCCTGAGAAGGCCCGCTGGGAGATGAAGACCAGGTCGTTGTCCCCCACCTCCAGCCGCTTTAGGTTTCTGAGATCCTGGAACATGTGGTCCAGCAGGATGACCAGCTTGTTCTCGCTTAGGTCCAACAAGGTGAGGTTGCCCAGCTTGGTAAAGACCCCTGGGGGAATGAGCTTCAGCTGGTTGCCCCGAAGGCGCAGGGTCTGCAGGTGCAGCAGGTTCCCAAAGGCGCCCGGTTCCACGTGGGCAATAATATTCTCACTTAGGTCCAGCTCCTCCAGGAGGGGGTAGGGTGCCAGGTCACCAGGGTTGAGGCAGCGGATGCGGTTTCGGCTTAGCTCCAAGATTCGAGTCTCCGTTGGGATGCCCTCTGGGATAGCTGTGAGACGTCTGCGGTGGCACACCACGGACCGAAGCTGGGGGGCACACTCGCATCGGGCTGGACAGCCAGCCCCCGGAGCCCCGTTCAGGAGCACCAGATGAAGGCTTAGGAGCTGAAACCAACATGTCATGGTGTGGAACATGGTCTTAGGGCCTTGCTACCATTCTCCCAGGCACCTGTGGGAGAAGAATACAGAATGTCTCAGTGTATTCCTGGGAGGAACCTTACAACATACGACACAGAATCTCAGAGGGAGAAAGGCCCATGGAACACAGActttcagagctgggagggtcctcaGAATAAAGGATGTCAACCTTGGGAGGACCCTTAGGACACAGGATGTTAGAAGGGGCACCCAGGTAGCTCAGCGGGTtgagatccaggcttagagacaggaggtccttggtttaaatcaggcctgacacttcctagctgggtgactgtggacaagtcccttaactagCTAGCCCATACTTTTCTtcagctttggaaccaatacctagagggtaaggattaaaaaaatagagggtaaggattaaaaaaaaaatcatggaatgtcagaactgggaaggTCCTCAGAACACAAATTTCAGAAAAGGACACACTCATAGGGCCCTTGGAACAAAGACTGTTTcaagggtgggaaggagggagggaatttggaactcaaaatgttaaaagaaaagaatgttataaataaataaaacgaaaacaaggaaagaaagaaaaagaaaaaattagaactgggaagATCATCCCATTTATTGATTCAAATAAAGATTATACTCACAAAGATATCATTTATGGCTGATGTGGAAGTGCATCTATGGGAGTGAGAGTGAGTACTTCCTTTCCTGTAATAAGTGACAGAGAGATAACAAGAGAGGAGAGCCACTCATCCTAATTTAGGTCGCCAATCCCTATAAGGCAACTTGGCTTAACTTTGGGGGGTGGAATATACTCTGGCTCTTTGGGTGTTTGTTGGGAAGTATTTgtaccaatttttttaaaagagaaaggaagagaaaaactggattggaatcagaagatctaggCTTGCGTCTTTCTTTTGGGGCCTTGGGCAAGGCCCTCACTGGACCTCAATTTTCCCTTCTATAAAATTGAGAAGTTCAACTAGATGACCTGGTTCTCAGTTCTGTATCCCAGCTCCCATATTTGACAAATGTGGGTCTTGTCCAAGGCTGCATAGTTGGTAAACCATAGAGCTGTGTCCTGGACCCAGATATCCTGAGGCTCAGTCCAGATGCTTTTCTTACTACATTTTAGGGGCACATGGAGTGGGGCATGGCCAAACGTATTTGATTTAGAGAGATAACACACAGAGACAATCCACACCAGCTGTCAAAACTCTCAGCGGGGCCCATAGCTGTGGACCAAATATCCTATCTGCACAACCCCACTGCCTTCCATTGCCTCCCCAAAGAGATATGAGGCCTGAGAAGGCCCATCTTTATAGTCCTCTTATCCAGACAAGCCTTTCCACCTCTGCCTTTTCTCAACCCTTAGAAGTCTTAGGGGCTCGCTATACATAAAAATGGCCATTGCTCAGACAACTAAGGTGAAGAGATTATCTGGAAGAcatcttggggaagggaagaaatctTTCTTGGATCATCCCTCTCCCTGGAAGTTTCATCCCttcattcatttaacttttctgagttcCCTTCTGTGACTGGCTCCATGTTCTGTATGATGGGGGACTCAGGAGACTAACAGATTCCCTAGCAATAAGTTGTTCCTAAGCAggtaataatgaaatattattataatgatcaTCGCATGATGatcaatataatgaaataaaccAAAAGGTCAGAGCAAGAAGGGACCTTATAACATAGAACATCAGAGCTGGCAGGGGCCTTAGAACACTGACAAATGGTGACTGCTGGAAGGGACCATCTAATCCAGCCTCCCACAAAGGCTAGAAAAGGAAAGGACTTTCCTAAGGTCAAACAGAAACTGTTGAGGGAAGGGGAACTTCAGGAGCCAGCATCCTAGAGAGTCAATGAGAAAGGCTGACCTCGAGGCCAGGCGGCCTACCGCCCCAAGACATCGAGGCAGGCACCTTCCACCCTGACCTCAGCTTCTGTGCATCCATATACCCAGGGATCGCTCCATACCATGGCTGCCCTTTCTTCTGAACCTCTCAGTTCATCCACAGAGAGGGTGGAGACGGGGCGGTCCCAGCCAAGCTGCCAGACAAGAACTGACAGCCACTGCTGCGGTGTGGCAGGGCCCTTCCGCTTGGCTACCTCCTCACCCAACTCCCTTCCCTTTCAGCTTCACTGAGTGGCTATTTTTGGGTGTCCTGTCAGCTGAAACACCCCCAAACTAAggctcccttcttcctctcagcCAAGTCTCCATTGGGCTCTCCCAGGACTTCTAAACAGATTTCCTACTCCAGCCAAACTGGTCCCCTTGTTGTCTTGCACACAGAATGTCACAGTTGGAAGGGCCTTTAGAATCCCAAATAtaagagctgggaggacccttagaacaagtaatgtcagaactgggagagagaccttagaacagagaatgtcaaggCTGGATGGGAGCTTAGAGGAGAGAATATCAGATCTGGGAGAGCCCTTAGCacagagaatgtcagatctgggagagcccttagaacagagaatgtcagagctgggagggtccttagaacagagaatgtcaaagctgggaaggagcttagaacagagagtatcagagctgggagggagcttagaaaagagaatgtcaagagctgggagggagcttagaacagaatgtcagagctgggagagtccttagaacagagaatgtcagagctgggagggagcttagaacagagaatgtcagagctgggaggacccttagaacagagaatgtcagagctgggagggtccttagaacagagaatgtcagagctgggagggagcttagaacagagaatgtcagagctgggagggagcttagaacagagaatgtcagagctgggagggtccttagaacagagaatgtcagagctgggagaatccttagaacagagaatgtcagagctgggagggtccttagaacagagaatgtcagagcttggaggacttttaggacacagaatgtcagagggCTCCTGGAACACAATATCAGAGCCAAAATGGAACATAAACCATATAATGTGAGGCTTATAAGAGATctttataaatcatgtaacccaATCCTGTCTCAGGCTTGATCTGACCTCTATGTtacttattctttctttcctactttcaccatcaatcagtaaacatgtactaagcacttactatatgccaagaaatGTGCtagatgctagagatacaaaaacagCTTtggtcctcaaggagtttactttctagCTCCCCCCATCCTCCCCCCACACACTTGTATGCAGAGTAAATGTAAGGTAGTTTAAGGAAGAGGGGCATTAGCAGCTGAGAAGGCTAGAAAAGGTTTTGTGTAGAAAGTCAGTccacaagcctttattaaatgcttactatattctAGGGCAGCTCGGTGGTATGGTGGATAaaatgctggtcctggagtcaggaaaacttgagctCAATTtcagtctcaggcacttactacttttatgactctgggcaagtcacttgcctcagtttccacatctgtaagctggagaaggaaatggaaaaccattccagtaattTTGCtaagagggtcacaaagagttggatataactgaaaattACTAGAAAACAaatactgtgtaccaggcactttcTGAGTGATGTTCATGCCCtagtcttgaaggaagcaaagCATTCTGCTAGGCAAAGAACCGGCCAAGACATAAATATGGGGGCAGAAGATGGAATACTTTTTAGTGAGGAATGGCAAGAAGGTAAATTGGTCCAGACTAGAGGACAGGAAGAGGGAGGAACATAGAATGAGTTGGGGAAAGTAGGTTTGTGGCCAGCTGTGAAGGGCCTGACCAGAGAAAGTTGAGAGTCTAAAAGGAGtcctttatagaaaaaaaaattcagctggAGGCATGGCAGGTAGGgaagatgatgagttctgtttggggCTTGTTGGGTTCAAGATGCCAATGGCTTAAATTCAGCTTAAAATGCCAGATCAGACAGTGAGTGATGTGGGAGCAGAACTCAAAGAGGCTTCACTGAATATATAGATCCGGGAATCATTGGCATGGAGATGGTAAAATTGGTCCCACAGAAGCTGAGGAGGTCACTGCCCACCCTGCTCTTCTCTATTAAATCCTATTCCAgtcttctccaagaagccttcctcgACCACCTAGCTGAGGGATGCAAACCTTGGATGGCCTCTTGAACCAGCATGTGGCCACCAAACCTCCATTGCTACAGCCAAGCTTGAGAGAGCGTGCCCCACTTACATACATGTCACCCTGACTCTTATCCATGCTCTGCCAGCTTTTTCTGTACCCAGGGACTGCAAGGCCTCAGGCAGGTCCAGATGGTCTTCTACTTCTAAAGATAATTAGCCAGCACCGAATGGGCAGCCACAAGGACCCAAGCTCCCTGCCGGGAAGGATGGGGGGAGGATCAGTGAGTCAGTCTAATAAAGGGTTGCTTTGAAATGGTGCTGGGACAGCTGCAGGTCCTTAGGGGTGATGGGGGAGAGCCAGCCTGAGTCCCTAGTTAAGGGACCGAGGCAGCCAAGAGCAGTGAGGGGAAAATCTGATACTAAAGCcaggaggaaatggaggttaatGAGGAGAAAAGCCATGTGGGGCAGTGGGAAGCCAGCTAGGTTAGGGATCACAGGGAGGGTTTGGGCATCAGTGCCAGTTCTGAgtcttcctacctatgtgacattAGGAAACAAAGacctctgcaaaatgaaggggttgcatacatataaaaacatttattgcaaCCCTTTCtctggtagcaaagaaatggaaatttcaaAGGTGCCCGTCAGtcatcagggaatggctgaacaagttaggGTGTCTTCATggaatggaataccattgtgccatgGGCAATGAGGGAAAGAGCCATGTCAGAGAACTCTgggaagacttgtgtgaactgaAACATGGTGAGAGGACCAAAACCAAGAGAACCATTTGTGTAATAAAAACAACCCTCTGAAAAACTCAGGAACTCAGATCAATTCCAAAACTTACCATgatttcagaggaccaatgatgaagcTCGCTGCTGCCCACCTCTGATCAAGCAATCAACATTTATctgatatgtgccaggcactgtgctaagcactgaagagaagtgatggactcagggtatagaatgagacatatatttggGGCTATAGCTAATGCAGAAGTTTATTTTGCTTCATGACACATATTTGTTCCAAGGATTttgttttcccccctttttttcagTCAAATGggaggaaaagttttttttttattaattgaaaaaaatagaattcaattaGAAGAAACAAAACAATGGAATTGGATTATCTGTCCTCCAAGGTCTCTTTGAGGTCAAAAATCTTTGCTTCTATAATTTGCTGAAGAAAGTAGGCACATTTAGCTGCAGGAGGACGATGTGTGGGGCAAAGAAGTGATTATTTACTGTCTTCAAGCATTCAAAAGGCTGTCACATAAaagacttattctgcttggctGGAGAGGATATAACAAGGATTGATGGGAGGCTGATGGAGGGATTGGACATAACTAGGATGGAGAAAggactgagagagaaaaagaggtatTCTAGATTTGGAAGCAGAGGTCCTGGATCCAGACTCTGCTCTTTCAATCTCTGTGCCACGTTAGACTGGTCATTCtcgggacctcagtttcctcatctgtaaaaacaaggCAGTTGAATGAGAGTCCTGGAAAAGATATAGGGAACCATCCTCCTCTCCTGGCAGAGAAGGGGAGAATTACTAGgaatgaatgaattagaaaagaTACCATGTATTTCTGCtcaattgcttttctttgttcccAATGAAGCGTTCAAGATGGTAGTAGtataagaaagggaaggaaggaacaagcatttgttaatgtGCTTATTTGTTCATGTGccttgtgctaagtgctgtacAGATACTACCTTGGCTagtcctcccaacaaccctaggagggagGTGCTTTTATGACCCCCatttttatagtggaggaaactaaggcaaacaggttaagtgacttgcctagggtaacaaaGCTAGTATGAGTCTGAAGCTACTCCAAACCTAGAATGCTACCCACTGGGGAAGATTTTTCCAGAAATAActgatatataaacaaaaaataaacattaataatatgcattttgttttttaaaaaaaagttttaaaagggtaggatttttaaaatgtacttttacTCCCCTGCCtccaataacaacaacagaaatGAAGGCTCTGTAGGAGATGATGGCCTCTACAACTCCTAGCTCTATCATCCAGGATACAAGGGAGGCTCTGTAAGGACAAAGCATTTTTCAGCttagtctttgtattcccagtctGGCATCTACATCTGGGTCTTATACATAGCAGGTGCTACGGCGATCATTGTTGATCTGTTAAGCTGCATCCCTGCCTGAAGCCCAGGCCCTGGGAACCCCAGCAGTCACCAAGTTCACAGGCTGCTTCCAGTCTACAGCCACCCTGAGATCTGGACTATTCTCAGTCAACAGGACTGTAGCATCCATCTCCTGAATGACCCCCATACTTAGCCTCCCTTCTCCCCCAGTCCCTCCTGCACAGACAAGGTCCTAGCCACTCTGATGTTCTCTGtcctaaggtccctcccagccctgacattctgggttctaagagtCCTCCCAGCTCTattctaaggcctcttccagctctggcatCCTAAGTTCTAaagaccctcccagctctgacattctgggttctaagagtccttccagctctgacattgtgtGCTGatgacattctgtgttcttaaggccctcctagctctgacagtCTATGATGCATTTTATGATTTCAAGTCTACCCCTGACTCATCCAATTGTTAAAAACTGCCTGGCACAATTCTTTATTCCCTCCTGCTTCTTTCCCCAAGATCCtgtcaggctttttttttttttttttttttttcttttgctaagaTGAGAATAGTACATGTTGTTTCCCACCACAGGGTAAGAGATTTTAAACATACAAAACCAACCTaaaaagaattctcaaatatCTGGAGGTAGTACCAGGGTGTctaaggccttgaatgccaagtcCCAGAGTTGCAAGAGCCCTTGGAGTTCAGTTCACAAGTGAACAAAAATCACCTCTACAGCATACCTGACAAGTGGCCATCCAAACTTCCCCCTGTGGAGCTGTCCATCTTCCAGACATACCCCTCCCTCCCCTTTACTCTGAGATAGTTCTAATTGTTGGGAGTTTTTCCCTTCATTTAACCCTAACTTTATTGCTCAAAGATCTGCCCTGTGGGGCCAAGCAACACAAATCTAATGCAATCTCTCAAATAAGAGTctgtgtttcttccttccttccttcctccctccctccctccctcNNNNNNNNNNNNNNNNNNNNNNNNNNNNNNNNNNNNNNNNNNNNNNNNNNNNNNNNNNNNNNNNNNNNNNNNNNNNNNNNNNNNNNNNNNNNNNNNNNNNNNNNNNNNNNNNNNNNNNNNNNNNNNNNNNNNNNNNNNNNNNNNNNNNNNNNNNNNNNNNNNNNNNNNNNNNNNNNNNNNNNNNNNNNNNNNNNNNNNNNNNNNNNNNNNNNNNNNNNNNNNNNNNNNNNNNNNNNNNNNNNNNNNNNNNNNNNNNNNNNNNNNNNNNNNNNNNNNNNNNNNNNNNNNNNNNNNNNNNNNNNNNNNNNNNNNNNNNNNNNNNNNNNNNNNNNNNNNNNNNNNNNNNNNNNNNNNNNNNNNNNNNNNNNNNNNNNNNNNNNNNNNNNNNNNNNNNNNNNNNNNNNNNNNNNNNNNNNNNNNNNNNNNNNNNNNNNNNNNNNNNNNNNNNNNNNNNNNNNNNNNNNNNNNNNNNNNNNNNNNNNNNNNNNNNNNNNNNNNNNGTGACTTTACTGTTTGTATGTGTTGGATCTCTTACCTCGCATGTGCTGTTTGGTTTATACTCACCTCTCCTTTCAGAAGGTCACTCTGTCCATCAGCTTATGTTCTTTTGCATTAATTCTACtgtgttcatttgttcatttctcTTTAATTTGTGTGTGAATGTGTAAACCTTGCATCATTCAAACCTAATCCTGTTCAGCTGATCTTGTTGCCACTGTGTTTCTTCTGGTGATGTTGTCCAAGTCACATAGGTGTTGTCACAGTTCAAGTCCTTGTGTAGTCTT
The window above is part of the Gracilinanus agilis isolate LMUSP501 chromosome 4, AgileGrace, whole genome shotgun sequence genome. Proteins encoded here:
- the LINGO3 gene encoding leucine-rich repeat and immunoglobulin-like domain-containing nogo receptor-interacting protein 3, with the protein product MFHTMTCWFQLLSLHLVLLNGAPGAGCPARCECAPQLRSVVCHRRRLTAIPEGIPTETRILELSRNRIRCLNPGDLAPYPLLEELDLSENIIAHVEPGAFGNLLHLQTLRLRGNQLKLIPPGVFTKLGNLTLLDLSENKLVILLDHMFQDLRNLKRLEVGDNDLVFISQRAFSGLLALEELTLERCNLTTLSGESLAHLQSLGALRLRYLGIPALEEHNFRRLPGLLHLEIDNWPLLEEVTASSLQGLNLSSLSVTYTNISAVPAAALRHLAYLTSLNLSYNPISTVPRGSFRDLVRLRELHLAGALLAVVEPQAFLGLRQIRLLNLSNNLLATLEESTFHSVNTLETLRVDGNPLACDCRLLWIVQRRKTLNFDGRLPSCATPAEVRGDALRDLPDSTLFEYFVCRKPKIRERRLQHVTATEGQAVSFFCRAEGEPEPSVTWVTPQHRVVTGASDGRARMLVGGTLEIREVQPQDSGTYVCVASNAGGNDTYFATLTVRPGANRTLGLGEAGDLAAHNDTQSPRFPLDLTTILVSTAMGCITFLGVVLFCFLLLFVWSRGRGQHKSNFSVEYSFRKVDGPAAAAGQGGARKFNMKMI